CCCACCATCCACATGCACATCCACACACAccatccacacacacaccacaccctcCCACcatccacacacgcacacacacgggcacacactCACTGCGCCAGTCTCTCACCCCCTGTTCTCCTGCTCATCTTGGATAAGGCTTCCAGGACCTTTGCTGTTGGGTTCATGGATCACCTGTCCTGCGTGTGTTCCTTTGTGTCTCTTATCTTTGGCCGCTGCTCCTCGGACTCCCTGCTTGGGGCTTGATCCTTGACCTCCTCTGCCCTGGTGGCCATCCTGGCCTCCCTCGGGGTCAGGCTGAATGTGTCCGGGCAGAGTGCCCCATCCCACCTGCCTCCTCCTGGGCTTCCTGCCCAGTACCGGCACCACTGTGCACCCACAGCTCTGACCTGGGGGGGCCTGAGGGAGCCACGGCGCATAGCTTCAGGGGTCCCATGAGCACTGAGCGCTCCCAGAGCCTCGCCCCAAGTCCTAGCTCCCCGGCACCTAAGCAGAGGATGCTGTGAGCGCACACCGCTCCCTGGCCAAGAGGTGCATGTGGTTCCATGtgcagccaccagcacagaggcTGGGAGCTGAAGGGTCCACCTGGTGGCCGGGGCCAGTAGCGTGGGGTCCGTCCAGAACATGGGGTGCAGTGGTGCCCGGTCTgagggggcctgggggcaggtgtGGGCCTGTGGCCATCCCACCTCTTTGTGCCTGTGTGTCCTTGGGCTGTGAGATGGGGAGATAATAAACTACCTGTGAACCTGGCCCCAGGCCTCCCTGGCTGGGACCCACATTGCCAGTGACACCAGGCCACCCACCTGGCTGTCCTGTCTAGAGGAACAGCCCCGGCCTacctctcactctcctctctggTCCCTTCAGGCTCCTCCTGGTTGCCAGCCTGGCGGCTCTGCTGCTGGGGGAGGCAGGCTCGGCTTCCAAGCCCCAGGTATGTGTGGGCTgctctgcccagcccctgccccatgAGCAAGGAATGTGAAGAAAGGGCACCAAGCTGGCCTTTGACAGAGAAGGCAGGGCATTAATGTGACTGCAGGTCTCTGTGCAGGGTGGCCCTGCGGGCACCGGGAGGGACCCTAAGGATGAGGGGGAGCGTGCCCCTCTGCGGGGTCTGAGAGGCAAGGCTCAGTGATGCCTAAGTGacccaggcagaggaggggccctAGGTGACGCTCACTGGCACTGTGACCCCAGGGCACATCCTCTGTCCTGGGCATCGCTGCTCAGATGCGCTCtgtgctgtgtctccccccccccgccccccctcccccccccgcccccctccccccccgccttGGGTCGAGACTACTCAGACTTGCACACCTGGGAAGGTCCAACCCTTCCTGGCAAGTGACAGCTGGTCTCCACAGGGTCACCTGTTTCATACACTCCCCTGGCCTCCACAAGAGGGCTGGGCCAAGAGGAACTGGACTCCTTCCTCCAGCCATCAGCcggggattgggggggggggttccagaTGCAGCCCCAGGGGTTGTCCTGTCTCTCCAGTAACCACATGGCCTCCATCCATTCCCTGGAGgaggcggggcagggggtggagttGGCAGGTGCGGTCCAAGGGGCCTTGGAGTCATCTCTGTCCAGGTGTCCCCTGACCTTGGACCCCTTGTGGACTGCACGAAGCCCACACCTGTGATCCTTTCCTTCCAGGTCCTCATCAAGACCAAAGGCAAAGTTGGGGCCCCTGAGCAGGACACAGAGGAGTGAGTGTCCCCAGCGACCCTTGTGCTTTTCCCTGCTGTTGCCCCTTCTGGGCCCTGGCCCCAAGCTAAGGGCATTGGTGGATGGAGGGGAAACCCTGCCCAGCACCTTTCAGGAGGAGGCAATGCTCCAGCCAGCATGGGACCCCATGGGATCTGTCAGAAACCGAGCAGAGTACAGGGTCTGCGGGCTCTAGGCTGATCCCCTAGGGTGGCtatcccctcaccccccagggcTGTGGCCTCAGACAGAGCCACTTCTAAGCCATGATTGCTTCCCTGCATCCACACGAGGCAACCTCGGCTGGTTTCTCTCCCGGGGCCACACCTTGCCAGGCCAGAGGATACAGTGCCTGACATCTGACTGGTGGGGACTCCTGCCCAAACTCTCTGGGTCTCCATGGCCCAGGGCTGTGGCCGGGGCAGCATCTGTGTTGGGCCAGGATGTTTTCTCAGGGACACCCTTGGGGACGCTGCAACCTTCTGGGGCCCCCTGCAGCTTAGGCATGTGGCGAGGATGCCTACCCTTCAGGTCTGGGTCCCATGGGGACCGCCTGGTCATAGctcttgggtggggagggggagagggatggcGATGCTTGTCCTGGGCACTGGGGCCCCGGGGCCTCTGGCGAGTGATGGGACAGAGCCACCAGGGACCCTGGTGGGGGAACAGATTCCCACCAGGTCTCatccccagagcccccaggctGCTTGTAGGGTGGTGGGCGCCCTCActggggctggctggctgctTCCTGTGGCACCTGCGGACCTGACCCAGCTGTGCTCCTAGGCCCTGGGGCGTCCCTTCTCTGGGAAGGGATGACGAGCTCATGGGGCTGCCCAGCTGGGACCCGGAGCCTGACCGTGATGGCCTGTACCACCCACCGCCCGAGGAGGCCCAGGCTGAGGCAGGGCTCCGTTCTTGGTCACTGCCACCTCACCAGGAGCTTCAGGGGCCAGAGGAGGATCGAGACCACATCTACCACCCCAGGGACGActcctgacccctgaccccaCCCCAACTGGAAAAATAAACCTTGCAGATGTGGATCCCACGCGTCTTCAGGAACAGTGACCATGGTCCTAGCCTGCTCTGGGAGAAAGGGGCCTGTGTCCTCCTGGGGCCATAGGTTTGTCCTTACACGTTCAGAGGCCCCCGAGGCTCCCCCAACCCAGCACCCAGGCTCCTGGAACGATCTCCTCTCAGGCCTCCTCCTTGTATGTTGGGATAGGGCCAAGGGCATGGCAGAGGTCAGCAGTTGGGACCAGTCAGCCCCCCACAGGTGGGCCCTGGAGAACATGAGGGAGGACAGATGAGGGGAGCAGGGCTTGGGCCCAGACCCCAGGGCTCCTCCTCTGCACGCCTGCCTGACGCTGTGTGAGGTGCCCAGCCCCCCAGCACGGCCCGACGTGGCAGCCACAGGGACAGGCTCACTAGTTATTTCACACGACGAATATGCGCCGTTTGTGCGTGCAGTTTCTGTGTGGTGATCATGCCCCTGCAGTGAGAGGGAAGCATTCAgtgccctctgcccccagcctgaGCCGCCCCAGTGGTTGAGACAGAAGGAAGCGCCAGGCAGAGGCCACCAAGCTCTCAATTCCGAGGCACCCGGCTGCTCTGGGGATGATGGGCTTGTCCAAGGTGACCTCACAAGCCCCAGAGCTCCCTGTGTCCTTCCGTGGGTCCTAAGTGCCTCTGAGGACTTGAATGGTGGCCTTCATCCTGATGCTCTGCCTGGCGGCTCACGTCTCACCGCCTGGCATCGTCATCCCCATGTTACCACTGAGAAGACCCCACACTGGATAGCGACCTGTTCAAGGTCCTGCCCTAACAGGACAGAGTGAGTTTCAGCCTCACCTCTGTGCACCTTGCATGGGTCTGGGTCACCCCAgacccacgtgtgtgtgtgtgtgtgtgtgtgtgtgtggtggcggggggggggggggcccagaaGTGAATCCTGCATGGCATACAGGAGGGTTCACAGTCCCTCAGGTCCCTCCCCTGCCAGGTCGGGGACAGCCATCTCCAAGCAGCTTGGGTGTGGGCAGTTGGGGACTGGTGCCCAGCTCAGATCCCAGGTCAGTGGTGGCCACAGCCCCAGGCAGCCCAGGGTGGCGTTTGTGGCCAAATCTCTCTCCAGCACTACTGGAGCCAAGGTTCCTCACGGGCATTTCCTCCAACCCAGAGGCACAGCCATGTGGCTGAGGGCACCAGGAGGCGGGTGAGCTGGGGATTTGGGAGCGTGCAGTTGAGGTGTGCAAGCCTCAGGACAGGAGACACTGGCAGAGGCAAGAGGCCTGTCAAGAGTGGATAATATCCCAGGGCATTTGACTGTACACTTTACATGTGTACAATTTACTCTGTCAGTTaagtctcaataaagctgtttaaagaAAAGCCTTCGTGTGGCTAGAAGTGGCCGTGGGGTCAGGGGTCTGAGGTTAAGCCCTGGCAGTAACTGGCCCAGAGCAGGGTCCCTTCAGGTAGAGCCTCAGATCTGCAGCCCGGTGGGCTTGCCT
The genomic region above belongs to Felis catus isolate Fca126 chromosome D2, F.catus_Fca126_mat1.0, whole genome shotgun sequence and contains:
- the PRAP1 gene encoding proline-rich acidic protein 1, whose product is MRRLLLVASLAALLLGEAGSASKPQVLIKTKGKVGAPEQDTEEPWGVPSLGRDDELMGLPSWDPEPDRDGLYHPPPEEAQAEAGLRSWSLPPHQELQGPEEDRDHIYHPRDDS